A genomic region of Methanothermobacter sp. CaT2 contains the following coding sequences:
- the cas6 gene encoding CRISPR-associated endoribonuclease Cas6: protein MRLLIKFKPKEDFEYSSINNYTIQGFIYSFLKRSPEFESYHDIKGFKYFCFSNIFPVSDFEKDETKNLIISSPAIRLLKTIEKEIKKKDSYYLGKIPIHLESVSLFKPKMGRQFITSTPVVLYEKNRKNIYFSMKNSHELSFFMERVKENALKKYNAFYDDDYHFDGNIFDRLQYSREVAVRLKRADKVFIVIGTLWKNLEKFNMDNKRFYRFLLDCGIGEKNSLGFGMLNTLEGVR, encoded by the coding sequence ATGAGGCTTCTTATCAAATTTAAGCCAAAAGAAGATTTTGAATACTCTTCAATCAATAATTATACTATTCAGGGCTTTATTTACTCTTTTTTAAAGAGAAGTCCTGAATTTGAAAGTTACCACGACATAAAAGGCTTCAAATATTTCTGTTTTTCGAATATCTTTCCTGTTAGTGATTTTGAAAAGGATGAAACCAAAAATTTAATAATTTCTTCACCGGCAATCAGGCTCCTGAAGACGATTGAAAAGGAGATTAAGAAAAAGGACTCCTATTACCTGGGAAAGATTCCCATTCATCTGGAATCAGTGAGCCTTTTCAAACCAAAGATGGGAAGGCAATTTATAACAAGCACGCCCGTAGTCCTATATGAAAAAAATAGAAAAAATATATATTTTTCAATGAAGAACTCACATGAATTGTCTTTTTTCATGGAGAGAGTGAAAGAAAATGCTTTGAAGAAATACAATGCATTTTATGATGATGACTATCACTTTGATGGAAACATTTTTGACCGGCTACAATACTCTCGAGAGGTTGCTGTAAGGCTTAAAAGGGCAGATAAAGTGTTTATTGTCATAGGAACGCTATGGAAGAACCTTGAAAAGTTTAATATGGATAACAAAAGGTTTTACAGGTTTTTATTGGATTGTGGCATTGGTGAGAAAAATTCACTGGGTTTTGGAATGTTAAATACTTTGGAGGGTGTAAGATGA
- a CDS encoding ABC transporter permease, with protein sequence MAEIEGIYTIWLREMKRFFRYRSRIVTSIVTPLLWLIIFGTGLGAAVRFGGVPGGYKAFIYPGIIGQTVLFTSIFSGVSVIIDRQYGFLKEILVAPISRESMVVGKALGISTASMIQAAILLALSFIVGITMSPQCFIVSMVIALIISMGLGGLGLVIAAFTDSMEGFNLIMSFIVLPIFLLSGALFPITGLPAWLQGAVYINPLTYAVDALRFTILRESVLPLGVNMVVITIFAVVTVLIAAFLFNRKEQNIM encoded by the coding sequence ATGGCTGAAATTGAGGGTATATACACGATATGGCTCCGTGAAATGAAGAGATTCTTCCGGTACAGATCCCGGATAGTCACATCAATAGTCACCCCCCTCCTCTGGCTCATAATATTCGGGACAGGGCTGGGGGCCGCGGTCAGATTCGGCGGGGTCCCGGGGGGATACAAGGCATTCATCTATCCTGGGATCATAGGCCAGACAGTGCTCTTCACCAGCATATTCTCAGGGGTCTCGGTGATAATCGACAGACAGTACGGTTTCCTGAAGGAGATACTCGTGGCGCCCATATCCAGGGAGTCAATGGTGGTTGGTAAGGCACTGGGGATAAGCACTGCCTCAATGATACAGGCAGCCATACTCCTGGCACTATCCTTCATAGTCGGGATTACCATGTCACCCCAGTGTTTCATTGTGAGCATGGTGATAGCCCTCATAATCTCCATGGGCCTCGGGGGCCTCGGACTGGTTATAGCCGCATTCACAGACAGCATGGAGGGATTCAACCTCATAATGAGCTTCATAGTACTCCCCATATTCCTCCTCAGCGGGGCCCTGTTCCCCATAACCGGGCTCCCGGCCTGGCTTCAGGGTGCCGTGTACATTAACCCCCTCACATATGCAGTTGACGCCCTTCGATTCACGATACTCAGGGAATCAGTTCTACCCCTGGGCGTTAACATGGTGGTCATAACCATCTTTGCTGTGGTAACGGTGCTCATCGCAGCCTTCCTCTTCAACAGGAAGGAACAGAACATCATGTAG
- a CDS encoding ATP-binding cassette domain-containing protein has product MDYIIETEDIRKRYDDFLAVKGVNLKVPEESIYGVLGPNGAGKTTLISMLCTILRPTGGRGTVNGYDIVKDARKVRESIGIVFQSRALDDILTGREHLEMHAALYGVPRDIRDKRIEEVLDLIALGDKADEYVKTYSGGMKRRLEIGRGLIHHPRVLFLDEPTLGLDPQTRESIWRYIEKLNREEDVTVLLTTHYMEEADKLCDEVAIMSHGEIIKADSPGNLKRELGADTITVRVDRAPEFYELLQRQDYVKEAYLMDDEVKILVERGENLVPEIVNLAARNSYYVRAVELEHPTLEDVFIKYTGRGITEA; this is encoded by the coding sequence ATGGATTACATAATCGAGACAGAGGATATAAGGAAGAGGTATGATGACTTCCTGGCGGTTAAGGGAGTGAACCTGAAGGTCCCTGAGGAATCAATATACGGCGTCCTGGGACCAAACGGGGCCGGTAAAACGACACTGATATCCATGCTCTGCACCATACTCCGCCCCACCGGGGGCAGGGGCACCGTCAACGGGTATGACATAGTGAAGGATGCAAGGAAGGTCCGGGAATCCATTGGGATAGTCTTCCAGTCAAGGGCCCTGGATGATATACTCACAGGCAGGGAGCACCTGGAGATGCACGCCGCCCTCTACGGTGTACCCAGGGATATAAGGGATAAAAGGATAGAGGAGGTCCTGGATCTCATAGCCCTCGGAGACAAGGCAGACGAGTACGTGAAGACCTACTCCGGGGGGATGAAGAGGAGGCTGGAAATAGGCCGTGGACTCATACACCATCCAAGGGTCCTCTTCCTCGACGAACCAACCCTTGGACTCGACCCACAGACAAGGGAGAGCATATGGAGGTACATAGAGAAACTCAACCGGGAGGAGGACGTCACAGTGCTGCTGACAACCCATTACATGGAGGAGGCCGATAAGCTCTGCGATGAGGTTGCCATAATGAGCCACGGCGAGATCATAAAGGCCGACAGTCCAGGGAACCTCAAAAGGGAGCTTGGAGCAGACACCATAACGGTCAGGGTTGACCGGGCACCTGAATTCTATGAACTCCTCCAGAGGCAGGACTATGTCAAGGAGGCCTACCTCATGGATGATGAGGTTAAAATACTGGTTGAACGGGGAGAGAACCTGGTCCCGGAGATAGTTAACCTTGCAGCAAGGAACAGCTACTATGTGAGGGCCGTGGAACTCGAACACCCCACACTTGAGGATGTATTCATAAAGTACACAGGCAGGGGTATAACTGAGGCGTGA
- the kaiC gene encoding circadian clock protein KaiC codes for MFLLVFENIEKAPTGVRGLDMITEGGFPRGRNTLIYGGPGTGKTFIAMEFLLKGASVYGEPGVMVSFDEPAANLIENFRSSDRLLERLLNDGSLFIEDVSCGMDPEIGSYSLEALKLRIEDSIRKTGARRVVLDKVDNLFDGTKKPGLIRSELHELIGWLNGMGVTSVFTSGDSGGSPTHGLEEYISDCVIHLTHTFEGQVGTRHLRVVKYRGSGHGLNRYPFLINRRGVSIFPITSLTLDYSVSRELVSTGIPDLDDMLGGGVYRGSSVLISGTTGAGKTSLLSKFACESCRRGERCLFFANEEPADQIVRNMKSIGIDLGEFLGENLLIHSDRPTSLGLEAHLTSMQDLVMDFRPDAVLVDPVTALAGAGSPENRAENSKNLFIRFTDFLKSRGITSIFTYLISSPFTATTTELKLSSLIDTWIVLEHVRTNGEYRRLLRILKSRGMNHSSSIAELRFTDRGILLKGGSW; via the coding sequence GTGTTTCTTCTGGTCTTTGAGAATATTGAGAAGGCCCCCACCGGTGTAAGGGGCCTTGATATGATTACTGAGGGGGGTTTTCCAAGGGGCCGTAACACCCTGATATACGGGGGCCCCGGGACCGGTAAGACCTTCATTGCAATGGAGTTTCTCCTGAAGGGTGCCTCGGTCTATGGAGAGCCCGGTGTCATGGTTAGCTTCGATGAACCCGCAGCAAACCTTATTGAAAACTTCAGATCATCAGACAGACTCCTTGAGAGGCTCCTCAATGATGGTTCACTCTTCATTGAGGATGTTTCCTGTGGCATGGACCCTGAGATTGGATCCTACAGCCTGGAGGCCCTGAAGCTGAGGATCGAGGACAGCATAAGGAAGACCGGTGCCAGGAGGGTTGTCCTTGATAAGGTTGATAACCTCTTTGATGGCACCAAAAAACCCGGTCTGATAAGGTCTGAACTCCATGAACTCATAGGGTGGCTGAACGGTATGGGGGTTACCAGCGTATTCACCTCAGGGGATTCGGGGGGTTCCCCTACCCATGGGCTTGAGGAGTACATCTCTGACTGTGTCATACACCTCACCCACACCTTTGAGGGGCAGGTGGGGACAAGGCACCTCCGGGTGGTGAAGTACCGTGGCTCCGGTCACGGCCTCAACCGGTACCCCTTCCTCATAAACAGGAGGGGGGTCTCCATATTCCCGATCACGTCCCTCACCCTTGATTACAGTGTGAGCAGGGAACTTGTATCCACAGGGATACCGGACCTGGATGATATGCTGGGCGGGGGCGTGTACAGGGGATCGTCTGTGCTCATATCCGGGACCACAGGGGCCGGTAAGACCAGCCTCCTCTCAAAGTTTGCCTGTGAATCCTGCAGGAGGGGTGAGAGGTGCCTCTTCTTTGCCAACGAGGAGCCCGCTGACCAGATAGTCCGCAACATGAAGTCCATCGGCATCGATCTTGGTGAGTTCCTGGGTGAGAACCTCCTCATACACTCTGATCGTCCAACATCCCTTGGACTTGAAGCCCACCTCACATCAATGCAGGACCTTGTCATGGACTTCAGACCCGATGCTGTGCTGGTTGACCCTGTCACGGCACTGGCAGGGGCTGGTAGCCCTGAAAACCGGGCCGAGAATTCAAAGAACCTGTTCATAAGGTTCACTGATTTCCTTAAAAGCAGGGGCATCACCTCAATATTCACATACCTTATAAGTTCACCCTTCACTGCAACAACCACCGAACTCAAACTGTCCTCACTCATAGACACCTGGATAGTCCTTGAACATGTGAGGACAAACGGGGAGTACCGGAGGCTCCTCCGGATACTCAAAAGCAGGGGCATGAACCATTCAAGCAGTATCGCGGAGCTCAGATTCACCGACAGGGGCATACTCCTCAAGGGGGGTTCCTGGTGA
- a CDS encoding circadian clock KaiB family protein, protein MIQLRLYVTGDSLSERALENLRGVIDDRVELEVVNVLENPAIARENGVIAIPTLERLSPGPRRRVIGDLSDAGALRRFLGI, encoded by the coding sequence ATGATCCAGCTACGCCTCTATGTAACCGGCGATAGCCTCTCAGAGAGGGCACTTGAAAACCTCAGGGGGGTCATTGATGATAGGGTGGAACTGGAGGTTGTGAACGTCCTGGAGAACCCCGCCATTGCAAGGGAGAACGGAGTCATAGCCATCCCCACCCTTGAAAGGCTCAGCCCGGGCCCCCGGAGGAGGGTTATAGGGGACCTCTCCGATGCAGGTGCACTGAGGAGGTTCCTTGGAATCTGA
- a CDS encoding MEDS domain-containing protein, which produces MESEVDAMERFLRRIRDIVEMSGQRDMESLIRDMKAGDHICIIYDDDEEWRNTLIPFMVDGLRRGERCLYICSERTADTVREELGREVPVDEFETDGRLRIMDDSDAYTDGGVFDPERMVALLESETRKAVSEGFNGLRVTGEMDWVLKGLPGSERLIEYENMLNNFFPGSDCLAICQYRRSLFSPEIIRGVLLTHPLVVWNSMVYRNPYYVRPEILLRGVRSEMEVDMWLENIRRENELLCSLENLMYLYEAFIDHNPGIVFLKDSGGRYILANSSFSEIFGVDDVTGKTDPELMNRRAAEACRRSDMAALRDGESYTEEEVHGRVYGVYKFRVELPGGELGVGGFALDITDKKIHEMEVETSRNNFLGIVENSPEPMMIVDLEGVLLYSNPAARKFFGWSPEYRGKHIGIPLSRELQEVKVLTADGEVRVAEMMITDTVWEGRESLLIRLHDITRLREYEESLRRSLDEKDVMLREIHHRVKNNLQIISSLLNLQRYHLEDGRAAEALRDSVTRIKSMAMIHEKIYQTENMAHVNFREYLENLLSELRSNYPSMDIRFQFKLEDVDLSINQAIPCGLIVNEAVTNALKHAFPGGSGEVRISMRRVGDSMEVTIADDGVGLPESFDPSVDGGLGMDLMLNLAAQLEGEVTIDGSDGVRVALRFPLEPVEEPS; this is translated from the coding sequence TTGGAATCTGAGGTGGATGCCATGGAGAGGTTTCTGAGGAGGATACGTGATATCGTTGAGATGTCCGGACAGAGGGACATGGAATCCCTCATCAGGGACATGAAGGCCGGGGACCATATCTGCATCATCTATGATGACGATGAGGAATGGAGGAACACCCTAATCCCCTTCATGGTTGATGGCCTCCGGCGGGGTGAGAGGTGCCTGTACATATGCAGTGAAAGGACCGCTGACACGGTACGGGAGGAACTTGGCAGGGAAGTCCCTGTGGATGAATTCGAAACGGATGGTCGACTCAGGATAATGGATGACAGTGACGCCTACACTGATGGCGGGGTCTTTGACCCTGAAAGGATGGTGGCCCTCCTTGAATCTGAAACCCGGAAGGCTGTCTCCGAGGGATTCAATGGCCTGAGGGTTACCGGTGAGATGGACTGGGTCCTCAAAGGCCTCCCCGGGAGTGAGAGGCTCATTGAATATGAGAACATGCTGAACAACTTCTTTCCCGGCTCAGACTGCCTAGCCATCTGTCAGTACCGGAGGAGTCTCTTCAGCCCCGAAATAATCAGGGGTGTGCTCCTCACCCACCCCCTTGTGGTCTGGAACTCCATGGTGTACAGGAACCCCTACTATGTCAGACCGGAAATCCTCCTCAGGGGTGTGAGGAGTGAAATGGAGGTTGACATGTGGCTTGAGAACATCCGCAGGGAGAATGAACTCCTGTGCTCCCTTGAGAACCTCATGTACCTCTATGAGGCATTCATAGATCACAACCCGGGGATTGTGTTCCTCAAGGATTCAGGGGGAAGGTACATACTTGCAAACAGCAGTTTCTCAGAGATCTTTGGAGTTGATGATGTCACAGGAAAGACAGACCCTGAACTGATGAATAGGAGGGCTGCTGAGGCATGCCGGAGGTCCGACATGGCAGCCCTCAGGGATGGTGAATCCTACACTGAGGAGGAGGTCCATGGGAGAGTCTACGGGGTCTATAAATTCAGGGTCGAACTCCCTGGCGGTGAACTGGGTGTCGGAGGATTTGCCCTGGATATAACCGATAAGAAGATCCATGAGATGGAGGTCGAGACCTCAAGGAACAATTTCCTGGGTATCGTCGAGAACAGCCCGGAGCCCATGATGATAGTTGACCTGGAGGGCGTGCTGCTCTACTCAAACCCCGCTGCCAGGAAGTTCTTTGGCTGGTCACCTGAATATAGAGGTAAGCACATAGGCATACCCCTCAGTAGGGAACTGCAGGAGGTTAAGGTCCTGACAGCGGACGGTGAGGTCCGTGTGGCTGAGATGATGATCACAGATACCGTCTGGGAGGGCAGGGAATCCCTCCTCATACGGCTCCACGACATCACAAGGCTTCGTGAATACGAGGAATCCCTGCGGAGGTCCCTGGATGAAAAGGACGTGATGCTCAGGGAGATACACCACCGCGTCAAGAACAACCTCCAGATTATCTCAAGCCTCCTGAACCTCCAGAGGTATCACCTGGAGGATGGCAGGGCTGCCGAGGCCCTGAGGGACAGCGTAACCCGCATAAAGTCCATGGCCATGATCCATGAGAAGATCTACCAGACCGAGAACATGGCCCATGTGAACTTCAGGGAATACCTGGAGAACCTTCTCTCTGAACTGCGATCAAACTACCCCTCCATGGACATCAGGTTCCAGTTCAAACTGGAGGACGTTGACCTCAGCATAAACCAGGCCATACCCTGCGGACTGATAGTCAATGAGGCCGTGACCAACGCCCTGAAGCATGCATTCCCTGGTGGTTCCGGTGAGGTCCGGATATCCATGAGACGGGTTGGTGATTCAATGGAGGTCACCATCGCCGATGACGGTGTGGGGCTCCCGGAATCCTTTGACCCATCAGTGGATGGTGGTCTTGGAATGGATCTCATGCTGAACCTGGCCGCACAGCTTGAGGGTGAGGTCACCATTGATGGCTCGGATGGTGTCAGGGTGGCCCTCAGGTTCCCCCTGGAACCGGTTGAGGAACCCTCATGA
- a CDS encoding rhodanese-like domain-containing protein yields MIFEIIKSEGISHNSYFLGSGSEAAVVDPRRDVDVYLELAEMHGVSIRYIFETHRNEDYTIGSAELARHVDAEILHGSALDFRYGTPVREGDTFSLGSLELEVLETPGHTYESISIAVRDTSISDECLMIFVGDVLFAGETGRVDFFGPEKIPETAGLLYDSIHEKILPLGDHVVICPAHGAGSVCGAEIRDMDTTTAGYERLTNPYLQMGRDEFIEYKKSERLYTPPYFRRMEENNLRGVKVNKSHLEALPLQDFRELMGEGAQVVDVRNPTSFCGGHIPGSLNIWQDGFAAFAGYFLNYEDPILLVDDGRGVDSVRRSLIRLGYDNMAGYLAGGFPPWYMAGLEIQKLDAISVHELREMEGDFLLLDVRKITDRERFHIEGSEHIWVGDLPDNIDLIPEKDVVIYCDSGYKSTIAASILESHGFRVSTVLGGIGAWLRAGYPVVGDF; encoded by the coding sequence ATGATATTTGAGATAATAAAATCTGAGGGGATATCCCATAACTCCTATTTTCTTGGTTCTGGTTCTGAGGCCGCGGTTGTGGATCCGAGAAGGGATGTTGATGTCTACCTGGAGCTTGCAGAGATGCACGGTGTCAGCATAAGGTACATCTTTGAGACCCACCGCAATGAGGACTACACCATCGGGTCAGCGGAGCTTGCACGCCACGTGGATGCTGAGATACTCCACGGTTCAGCCCTCGACTTCAGGTATGGAACCCCTGTGAGGGAGGGTGACACCTTCAGTCTGGGAAGCCTTGAACTGGAGGTCCTTGAAACACCGGGTCACACCTATGAGAGCATATCCATTGCTGTGCGTGATACCAGCATATCTGACGAATGTCTGATGATCTTTGTGGGGGATGTGCTCTTCGCTGGTGAAACAGGGCGTGTTGACTTCTTTGGACCTGAAAAGATCCCTGAAACCGCCGGATTGCTCTATGATAGCATACATGAAAAGATACTCCCCCTGGGGGACCATGTGGTGATCTGCCCGGCCCACGGAGCGGGTTCAGTGTGCGGGGCCGAGATAAGGGATATGGACACAACCACAGCAGGCTATGAGAGGCTCACAAACCCTTACCTCCAGATGGGGAGGGATGAGTTCATTGAATACAAGAAGTCGGAGAGGCTCTACACTCCCCCCTACTTCAGGAGGATGGAGGAGAACAACCTCAGGGGAGTGAAGGTTAATAAATCTCACCTCGAAGCCCTCCCACTACAGGACTTCAGGGAGCTCATGGGGGAGGGCGCACAGGTTGTTGATGTCCGTAACCCCACCAGTTTCTGCGGTGGCCACATACCCGGCAGCCTGAACATCTGGCAGGACGGATTCGCTGCCTTTGCAGGGTACTTCCTCAACTACGAGGACCCCATACTTTTAGTGGATGATGGAAGGGGTGTGGACTCCGTGCGGAGGTCCCTGATACGGCTGGGATATGACAACATGGCAGGCTACCTTGCAGGTGGATTCCCCCCATGGTACATGGCAGGACTTGAGATTCAGAAACTGGATGCCATCAGTGTCCATGAGTTAAGGGAAATGGAGGGTGACTTCCTCCTCCTGGACGTCCGGAAGATCACAGACAGGGAGAGGTTCCACATTGAGGGCTCAGAACACATCTGGGTCGGTGACCTGCCAGATAACATTGATTTGATTCCAGAGAAGGATGTTGTCATCTACTGTGACTCCGGTTACAAGTCAACCATAGCTGCGAGCATACTTGAAAGCCATGGGTTCAGGGTGAGTACCGTCCTTGGAGGTATTGGGGCCTGGCTGAGGGCCGGATACCCGGTGGTCGGTGATTTCTAA
- a CDS encoding pyridoxamine 5'-phosphate oxidase family protein, which yields MSIVKIPLMTKEEYDEFIAENFISRIAFNGDYPYIAPFLYVFDGEHLYFLSTRYGRKIELLRRNPYVAVEIEHYSDDLSEYRFVTLQGQIVEEKDPSTKRRVKEMFADLIEKRGLSRNILKALGHSPEDPLTCLVEMDRSYVWKLVEVVDIVGIKSGE from the coding sequence ATGAGCATTGTTAAGATACCCCTCATGACAAAGGAAGAGTATGACGAGTTCATAGCAGAGAACTTCATAAGCAGGATAGCCTTCAACGGGGACTATCCATACATAGCCCCCTTCCTCTACGTATTTGACGGGGAACACCTCTACTTCCTCTCAACAAGATACGGCAGGAAGATAGAGCTTCTCAGGAGGAACCCCTACGTCGCCGTTGAAATTGAACACTACAGCGATGACCTCTCAGAGTACCGCTTCGTTACACTGCAGGGCCAGATAGTGGAGGAGAAGGACCCCTCAACAAAGAGGCGCGTGAAGGAGATGTTCGCTGACCTCATAGAGAAGCGCGGCCTCTCCAGGAACATCCTCAAGGCCCTTGGACATTCACCGGAGGACCCCCTCACCTGTCTTGTGGAGATGGACCGGTCCTACGTCTGGAAACTTGTTGAAGTGGTTGATATAGTCGGGATAAAGAGTGGTGAGTGA
- a CDS encoding UbiA family prenyltransferase, which translates to MNPYIEILRPVNAVMAVITVILMALITGRFDSAVLLASAVVFMATGAGNVINDYFDHEIDAINRPKRPIPSGRISRATAGIYSAILFAAASITGFYLGLLPGLVVVSSSLLMVYYAWSLKRRCLVGNITISFLTGLSFVFGGIVLGEVRVSIILGLYAFLMTMAREVVKDMEDVEGDRAEGATTLPITHGMRVSGLLAAVFMLIASLTSPSLYILGVFSVLYIPVLLFAVAVFLRAAIMILRSQDRATASRTSKLIKVGMAVTFIAFAAGSRTITALLGLQ; encoded by the coding sequence ATGAATCCATACATAGAGATACTCAGACCGGTAAATGCCGTCATGGCGGTAATAACAGTTATACTGATGGCCCTCATCACGGGCAGATTCGATTCCGCAGTGCTCCTGGCATCAGCAGTTGTCTTCATGGCTACAGGTGCAGGGAATGTGATAAATGACTACTTTGACCATGAGATAGACGCCATAAACAGGCCCAAACGTCCCATACCATCCGGGAGGATCAGCAGAGCCACCGCCGGGATTTACTCGGCTATCCTCTTCGCAGCGGCTTCCATCACGGGATTCTATCTTGGCCTGCTCCCGGGCCTCGTGGTGGTTTCAAGTTCACTCCTCATGGTCTACTATGCATGGAGCCTCAAGAGGAGGTGTCTGGTGGGTAACATCACAATATCATTCCTCACGGGCCTCAGCTTCGTCTTCGGTGGCATAGTCCTGGGGGAGGTGAGGGTTTCAATCATCCTGGGTCTCTACGCATTCCTCATGACCATGGCGAGGGAGGTGGTCAAGGACATGGAGGATGTGGAGGGGGACCGGGCTGAGGGTGCAACAACACTCCCCATAACCCACGGGATGAGGGTTTCGGGTTTGCTGGCAGCGGTTTTCATGCTGATCGCAAGCCTCACAAGCCCCAGCCTCTACATTCTCGGAGTATTCTCGGTTCTATACATCCCGGTGCTTCTCTTTGCAGTGGCAGTTTTCCTCCGGGCCGCCATCATGATCCTCAGGAGTCAGGATAGAGCTACGGCATCCAGGACATCAAAGCTCATAAAGGTGGGCATGGCTGTGACCTTCATTGCCTTTGCAGCTGGCAGCAGGACCATCACAGCCCTCCTCGGTCTTCAGTGA
- a CDS encoding diacylglycerol/polyprenol kinase family protein → MVYVYVAVLLLVSERLLGDRPNLSRKFVHIMVGNILFILPLFESRLVITFLAAAPFILITFLLSPYSPLKVKHRASSYGHGLGLVYYSISWTILAYLFFEAPWITGIGIAAMSYGDGFASLTGERFGRTTFSVLGDKKSLEGSLGMFIILLVMLPVVLTYYSQGFTPYLILGVALVSTVLEALTPRGLDNLTACFGAVAAYILLGGMGI, encoded by the coding sequence ATGGTATATGTATATGTTGCAGTTTTATTACTTGTATCTGAGAGGCTCCTCGGTGATAGGCCAAATCTAAGCAGAAAGTTTGTGCATATAATGGTTGGGAACATCCTATTTATATTACCACTCTTTGAGAGCCGCCTCGTCATAACATTCCTGGCAGCAGCCCCCTTCATCCTCATAACCTTCCTCCTAAGTCCCTACTCACCCCTCAAGGTGAAGCACCGTGCCTCATCCTACGGACACGGCCTTGGACTCGTATATTATTCCATATCCTGGACCATCCTGGCATACCTCTTCTTTGAGGCCCCCTGGATTACAGGTATAGGGATAGCAGCCATGTCCTACGGTGACGGGTTCGCAAGCCTGACGGGTGAGAGGTTCGGGAGGACAACCTTCAGTGTCCTGGGGGATAAGAAGAGCCTTGAGGGTTCACTTGGGATGTTCATCATCCTCCTGGTGATGCTCCCCGTGGTCCTCACCTACTACTCCCAGGGCTTCACCCCGTACCTTATCCTGGGGGTGGCCCTGGTATCAACTGTACTGGAGGCCCTCACCCCCCGGGGACTCGACAACCTGACTGCCTGCTTCGGGGCTGTTGCAGCATACATCCTACTTGGGGGAATGGGGATTTGA
- a CDS encoding thymidylate kinase, with the protein MRFIVIDGLDGAGKDTHAELIRRRYLERGEHVVFRSHPEDDNPYGKRAREALLRGGKVNHIRAAIFYALDVIRSLWLYHWRSNPGPDTLIFSRYLMGVAYLPGPLSSVLYRLLSRVLPTTEYMFFLDVSPEESLRRLMERDEHEMFENLDDLTSTREKALRLADGWYIINTEDPIEDVQRRIDEILDRLDGDVYEDNVPC; encoded by the coding sequence TTGAGGTTCATAGTGATTGACGGCCTCGACGGAGCAGGGAAGGACACCCACGCGGAGCTGATAAGGAGGAGGTACCTTGAGAGGGGTGAGCATGTCGTCTTCAGGTCCCACCCCGAGGATGACAACCCCTATGGTAAGAGGGCCAGGGAGGCCCTCCTCAGGGGTGGTAAGGTTAACCACATCAGGGCAGCCATATTCTACGCCCTGGACGTCATAAGGTCCCTGTGGCTCTACCACTGGCGCTCCAATCCCGGACCGGATACACTCATATTCTCAAGGTACCTCATGGGTGTCGCCTACCTCCCTGGGCCCCTCTCATCAGTACTTTACCGTCTGCTATCAAGGGTTCTGCCCACAACAGAGTACATGTTCTTCCTGGACGTTTCCCCTGAGGAGTCCCTGAGGCGGCTGATGGAGAGGGATGAACATGAAATGTTTGAAAACCTCGATGACCTCACCAGCACCCGGGAGAAGGCCCTCAGACTTGCAGATGGATGGTACATCATAAACACCGAGGACCCCATCGAGGACGTGCAGAGGAGGATTGATGAGATCCTGGACAGACTTGACGGTGATGTATATGAAGATAACGTGCCTTGTTGA